The region CGCACAATCAGGTCGGCGCGGCGGGCCTGCTGCTCCAGGCTCAGCCGGGGAGCCACGGCCGCCGAGGCCACGCCGGCACTCAGACCCAGTGCGATCAGGCCCAGGGCCAAACGCTGCTGCGAGAAGGCGCGCGTCATGGGCGCACCGCCGGCGGAGTGGCGGGAGCAGGCTGGGGAGCCGGTTCAGTTGGTCCGGCCTGTCCCTGCCCAGGCCGGGGCCATTTGGGGCGGGGCGAGGAGCCGGCCGGGGCCGTGGCCGTGCCACTGGCTGCCGGAGCTGTGGCTGCACCGCTGGCCGCGGGCGCCGCCGGGGCCTCCGCCGCCAGGCCCGAAGCGTCAGCGGGAGCAGCGGTGGACAGCGAGGAAGCGCTCTCTGAAGCCGTGGCCCCCGAAGAATTCGCCAGTGAAGAAGCGGCCTGGGCCGGCGCTGACGTGGCAGGAGCGGTCAACTCCTTACCGGCGCCGTCCAGCACCCGGAAACTGAATGCTTTGGTGTCCAGCGTCAGCGGGTGGGCCGGGTCCACGTACAGCAGCGCCACCTGCTCACCGGCGCGGGGCACCGCCTTGAAGCCCAGATCCAGCGTCAGGGTGCGGCCTTTCTGATCCCATTTCAGCATGCCGTTGGACGGGCCGCCCTGCACGCGGGTGACCTGGGCGCCTTCGGGCAGTTCCCAGGTGACCCGGGCGGCGCGGGCCGTGCGCGGGCCGGTAATGTTCAGCGGAATCCGGGTGCGCCCACGAATCTCGGCGCGCGGCAGCTCGGGGCTCAGCTTCAGGGGCGGCAGGTCGCCCACGTTCAGGGTGTATTCCTGCACCTTGCTGCTTAGATTGGCGTCGCTGGCTTCCACGCTGAAGCGGAAGGTGCCCATTTCGGTGGGCGTACCGGCCAGGCGCAGGTTTTTGAGGGTCAGGCCGGCCGGCAGCGTGCCGCTGGCCAGCTTGGCACCGTAAGGGCCAGTGCCGCCGCGCAGGTCCAGAGCGGCGTCGTAAGCTTCGCCCTGATAGGCCGCCGGCAGGCTGCTGCGGCCAAAGGTCAGAGGATCGCGGTAAACCCGCCCGGTCGGAGCAGCGTCGCCGCAGGCAGCCAGCAGGGCCGCAGGCAGCAGCGCCAGCCCCAGCCGCAGCGAGCGGCGGGCACGGCCCGGCGAGG is a window of Deinococcus sp. Marseille-Q6407 DNA encoding:
- a CDS encoding Ig domain-containing protein, with amino-acid sequence MPTLFSSPGRARRSLRLGLALLPAALLAACGDAAPTGRVYRDPLTFGRSSLPAAYQGEAYDAALDLRGGTGPYGAKLASGTLPAGLTLKNLRLAGTPTEMGTFRFSVEASDANLSSKVQEYTLNVGDLPPLKLSPELPRAEIRGRTRIPLNITGPRTARAARVTWELPEGAQVTRVQGGPSNGMLKWDQKGRTLTLDLGFKAVPRAGEQVALLYVDPAHPLTLDTKAFSFRVLDGAGKELTAPATSAPAQAASSLANSSGATASESASSLSTAAPADASGLAAEAPAAPAASGAATAPAASGTATAPAGSSPRPKWPRPGQGQAGPTEPAPQPAPATPPAVRP